Proteins found in one Elusimicrobiota bacterium genomic segment:
- the gcvPA gene encoding aminomethyl-transferring glycine dehydrogenase subunit GcvPA, whose protein sequence is MSEEKLLKKIGVKSLEELLPPIPKELLFPSINIPGAKTELEFDAHVTQLAAKNKNVVNFLGAGAYDHFIPQTVWSLATRGEFLTAYTPYQAEASQGTLLYLFEFQTMISELFAMDAANASLYDGATALAEAVILARRWYSEELALTPRKVLIPRALHPQYKATLATYLRNLNVEIVEIPYDRATGKLALRVLQNALQDPGVFAFVAGQPNFLGILEDVDALAELRQKTQALFISVVNNPITLGLLKPPGEYNADIAVAEGQPLGLPLNYGGPYLGLFAVKQALVRRMPGRICGRTVDAQGKTGYTLTLQTREQHIRREKATSNICTNQTLCALAATIYLSLLGPEGLREAAELTFSKAHELWGRLAADKNSGRPLFEHEEFFQEFPFESNMTPERLEAASAQTGLIAGFPLNRDFPELSNSILIACTEKTTPLMMDQLVNFLGRSTIKTPIKETI, encoded by the coding sequence ATGTCTGAAGAAAAATTGCTGAAAAAAATCGGGGTTAAAAGCCTTGAGGAGCTTTTGCCCCCCATCCCCAAAGAGCTTCTTTTTCCCTCCATCAATATTCCTGGGGCCAAGACCGAATTGGAATTTGACGCCCATGTGACGCAGCTCGCCGCCAAAAATAAAAACGTCGTCAATTTCTTAGGCGCGGGCGCCTACGATCATTTCATCCCCCAAACCGTATGGTCATTGGCGACGCGCGGCGAATTCTTAACCGCTTACACGCCGTATCAGGCGGAGGCCAGCCAAGGGACGCTGCTCTACCTATTCGAATTTCAAACCATGATCAGCGAGTTATTCGCCATGGACGCGGCGAATGCCTCGCTCTACGATGGAGCCACGGCCCTCGCTGAGGCGGTGATTTTGGCGCGGCGCTGGTATAGCGAAGAATTGGCCTTAACGCCGCGGAAAGTTCTAATCCCGCGCGCCCTGCATCCTCAATACAAAGCCACGCTGGCCACTTATTTGCGCAACCTCAACGTGGAGATCGTGGAAATTCCTTATGACCGGGCCACGGGCAAGCTGGCCCTGCGCGTTCTGCAGAACGCGCTTCAAGACCCCGGTGTTTTCGCGTTCGTGGCCGGCCAGCCGAATTTTTTGGGCATTTTGGAAGACGTGGACGCCTTAGCCGAGCTCCGGCAAAAAACCCAGGCCCTCTTCATCAGCGTGGTCAATAACCCCATCACGCTGGGCTTGCTCAAGCCCCCCGGCGAGTATAACGCGGATATCGCGGTGGCCGAAGGCCAGCCGCTGGGACTGCCGTTGAATTACGGCGGCCCTTATCTGGGCCTTTTTGCGGTCAAGCAAGCGCTGGTGCGGCGCATGCCCGGACGCATTTGCGGACGCACCGTCGACGCCCAGGGCAAAACCGGCTATACCCTGACGCTGCAAACCCGCGAACAGCATATCCGCCGCGAGAAAGCCACGTCCAATATTTGCACGAATCAAACGCTTTGCGCTTTGGCGGCCACCATTTATCTCTCCCTCTTGGGCCCGGAAGGTTTAAGAGAAGCGGCCGAACTGACGTTTTCCAAAGCCCATGAGCTTTGGGGGCGCTTGGCTGCGGATAAAAATTCGGGCCGTCCGCTGTTCGAGCATGAAGAATTTTTCCAAGAATTTCCTTTTGAATCGAACATGACGCCCGAACGCCTGGAAGCGGCGTCTGCGCAGACAGGGCTCATCGCCGGTTTTCCGTTAAATCGCGATTTCCCGGAATTAAGCAACTCAATCCTGATCGCGTGCACGGAAAAGACCACGCCGTTGATGATGGATCAATTGGTTAATTTTCTGGGCCGTTCAACAATAAAAACCCCGATAAAGGAAACGATTTAA
- the gcvH gene encoding glycine cleavage system protein GcvH: MTDTSRLKFAKSHEWVRLEGKEATVGISDFAQQEIRDIVYLELPKAGKELAQGAVAGTIESVKAAFEIYAPVAGRVMATNEQALKDVALVHKDPYGQGWLFKLEVSDPAQLDSLMNESAYAKMTSEGHH, encoded by the coding sequence ATGACGGACACCAGCCGCTTAAAATTCGCCAAAAGCCATGAGTGGGTGCGTTTAGAAGGCAAAGAAGCAACGGTGGGCATTTCGGACTTCGCCCAACAGGAAATACGCGATATCGTTTATTTGGAGCTGCCTAAAGCGGGCAAGGAACTCGCCCAAGGCGCGGTGGCCGGAACCATCGAATCCGTGAAAGCGGCTTTTGAAATTTACGCGCCCGTGGCCGGCCGGGTGATGGCGACCAATGAACAGGCGCTCAAGGACGTGGCGCTGGTGCACAAAGACCCCTACGGACAAGGCTGGCTGTTTAAGCTGGAGGTCAGCGACCCGGCGCAGCTCGATTCGTTGATGAATGAAAGCGCATACGCTAAAATGACTTCCGAAGGCCATCACTAG
- the gcvT gene encoding glycine cleavage system aminomethyltransferase GcvT, which yields METAELKRTPLYEIHKTLGAKMVPFAGYEMPISYRSIIDEHNAVRKGAGLFDVSHMGQIFAGGLKSGAFLNYLLTNEIENQPLGSAVYTHMSNKTGGVIDDLIVYKFSERMNLLVVNASRIATDWAWIKDHGKDFEVELSDESPNYGIAALQGPAAAGLAAAWQSETQKIGRFKAGVIPWHGRDVIIARTGYTGEDGFEFIAPNDVIADLWDSLARLGRSSGAPFEACGLGARDTLRLEAGYPLWGHELDEHITPVEAGYDWVVKWSKPDFIGKSALEAMKRQGPSRKIFGFAGKTAGPVARQGCAILTPNGQQAGIVTSGSFSPTLGKPIALGFLNKEFWGQTDFVLKQGERSLNAQVAALPFYKRS from the coding sequence GTGGAAACAGCCGAACTGAAACGAACTCCTCTCTACGAAATCCATAAAACCTTGGGCGCCAAAATGGTTCCGTTCGCCGGCTATGAAATGCCGATTTCCTATCGTTCCATCATTGATGAGCACAACGCGGTCAGAAAAGGGGCGGGCCTGTTCGACGTCTCTCATATGGGCCAAATTTTCGCGGGCGGCCTGAAATCCGGCGCTTTCCTTAATTATTTGCTGACCAATGAAATCGAAAACCAGCCTCTGGGGAGCGCCGTCTATACCCACATGAGCAATAAAACCGGCGGCGTGATCGACGACTTGATCGTCTATAAATTTTCGGAGCGCATGAATTTGCTGGTGGTCAACGCCTCCCGGATCGCAACGGACTGGGCTTGGATCAAGGATCACGGAAAAGACTTCGAAGTCGAGTTGTCCGATGAATCCCCCAATTACGGGATCGCGGCCCTCCAGGGTCCGGCGGCGGCGGGCCTGGCCGCGGCCTGGCAATCCGAAACCCAAAAAATCGGACGCTTCAAAGCGGGGGTGATTCCCTGGCATGGCCGCGATGTCATCATCGCGCGCACCGGTTACACCGGCGAAGACGGCTTTGAGTTCATCGCGCCCAACGACGTGATCGCGGATCTCTGGGACAGCCTCGCTCGCCTGGGCCGCTCATCGGGCGCGCCTTTTGAGGCCTGCGGCCTGGGGGCCAGGGACACGCTCAGGCTTGAAGCCGGGTATCCTTTATGGGGTCATGAACTCGATGAACACATCACGCCGGTAGAAGCCGGTTACGACTGGGTCGTCAAATGGTCCAAACCCGATTTTATCGGCAAATCCGCGCTGGAAGCAATGAAGCGTCAAGGCCCTTCGCGCAAAATTTTCGGATTTGCCGGAAAAACAGCGGGTCCGGTGGCGCGCCAAGGATGCGCCATCCTCACGCCGAACGGGCAACAGGCCGGCATCGTCACCAGCGGCAGTTTTTCCCCCACCTTGGGCAAACCCATCGCCCTTGGGTTTCTTAATAAAGAATTCTGGGGGCAAACCGATTTTGTTCTAAAACAAGGCGAGCGCTCGCTCAACGCGCAAGTCGCTGCCTTGCCTTTCTATAAAAGGAGCTAA
- a CDS encoding AAA family ATPase, with product MEHLLIVGTPGVGKTTLIRECLLKYQDRAGGFMTIEVRDENGARRGFEIMRLPDGKRGLFASKGMASAVRLDKYGLDLAVLEELGLGAVASARQNQAIKLIVIDEIGAMEIQNENFRRLAMECLRDQAKPVLATIRSKSRPFTDDIKNIANLRLIELTRANYPQVKIELQAWLKRIVGS from the coding sequence ATGGAACATCTGTTGATCGTCGGAACCCCGGGCGTGGGCAAAACAACGCTGATTCGCGAATGCCTTTTAAAATATCAGGACCGCGCGGGCGGTTTCATGACGATCGAGGTGAGGGATGAAAACGGAGCCCGGCGGGGTTTTGAAATCATGCGCCTGCCGGACGGCAAGAGGGGCCTTTTTGCGAGCAAGGGCATGGCCTCCGCCGTACGGCTGGATAAATATGGACTGGATTTGGCGGTGCTCGAGGAGCTGGGCCTCGGAGCCGTCGCATCAGCCCGCCAAAACCAGGCGATCAAGTTGATCGTCATCGATGAGATCGGCGCCATGGAAATTCAAAACGAAAACTTCCGGCGATTGGCGATGGAATGTTTAAGGGATCAAGCCAAGCCGGTTTTGGCAACGATTCGCTCCAAGAGCCGGCCGTTCACCGACGATATTAAAAACATTGCCAACCTGCGCTTAATCGAGCTGACCCGCGCCAACTACCCCCAAGTAAAAATTGAGCTTCAAGCTTGGCTCAAAAGAATCGTCGGGTCATAG
- a CDS encoding UDP-N-acetylmuramate--L-alanine ligase, translating into MTKATVIHMIGIGGSGMSGLAFLLKRMGFRVSGSDLKATSMIEELRKAGIPVAVGHHRRNVPKKATMVVYSSAVPLKDNSEILEARRRNIVMMRRGSVLAQLSRLKRAVTVSGTHGKTTTSSMIGWILERAGLKPTVIVGGEIRNIRANAFWGKGDFFVLETDESDGSFLETTPWIAVATNVDNDHLEHYGSMARLEAAFRQHLSQVPFHGWAVVCQDDPVLSEKILPQLKCPTVTYGLSRNSDCQGVDLAKRGFGFSFGVLWQGKRVARVTLKVPGRHNVLNALAASAAAHLAGASWPSIAMALGEYKGIRRRMEVVGHHGQVLFLDDYGHHPTEIAATLKAAREFYARGRLLVCFQPHRYSRTKQLARLFGPALKGADFVWVCPIYSASEKPIPGVSEKLVLDALRKAGVACASYPGRALDLRKDLRHGDTFLTVGAGDVWKIGEDLARRMHG; encoded by the coding sequence GTGACGAAAGCCACCGTCATCCACATGATCGGCATCGGCGGCTCGGGCATGAGCGGCCTGGCTTTCCTGCTCAAGAGAATGGGCTTTCGCGTATCGGGTTCGGACCTGAAGGCCACGAGCATGATTGAGGAGCTTCGCAAAGCCGGCATTCCCGTGGCCGTCGGCCATCACCGGAGGAATGTTCCCAAAAAGGCGACCATGGTGGTTTATTCCTCGGCCGTGCCGCTTAAGGACAATTCTGAAATTTTGGAAGCTAGGCGGCGCAATATCGTCATGATGCGCCGGGGCAGCGTGTTGGCTCAATTATCACGATTAAAGCGGGCGGTCACGGTTTCCGGAACGCACGGCAAGACCACAACTTCGTCCATGATCGGCTGGATTTTAGAGCGCGCGGGATTAAAACCCACAGTGATCGTCGGCGGCGAGATCAGAAATATTCGCGCCAATGCTTTTTGGGGGAAAGGGGATTTTTTCGTCTTGGAAACCGATGAATCGGACGGCAGTTTTTTAGAGACCACTCCGTGGATCGCAGTGGCGACCAATGTGGATAACGATCATTTGGAGCATTATGGGTCCATGGCGCGCTTGGAAGCGGCTTTCAGGCAGCATTTGAGCCAGGTGCCTTTTCACGGCTGGGCCGTTGTTTGCCAGGACGACCCGGTGCTGTCGGAAAAAATTTTGCCGCAGCTGAAATGCCCGACCGTGACTTACGGTCTGAGCAGGAATTCGGACTGTCAGGGCGTTGACTTGGCCAAACGGGGGTTCGGGTTTTCGTTCGGCGTTTTGTGGCAGGGCAAACGCGTGGCGCGGGTGACGCTGAAAGTGCCCGGGCGCCACAATGTGTTGAACGCCCTGGCCGCTTCGGCGGCCGCGCATTTGGCCGGGGCTTCGTGGCCGTCCATCGCCATGGCTTTAGGCGAATATAAAGGCATTCGCCGCCGCATGGAGGTTGTGGGGCATCATGGGCAAGTCCTTTTTCTTGATGATTACGGCCATCACCCCACGGAAATAGCGGCCACGCTTAAAGCCGCGCGCGAGTTTTACGCCCGCGGCCGCCTGCTCGTTTGTTTCCAGCCGCATCGCTATTCGCGCACCAAGCAGTTGGCGCGGTTGTTCGGACCTGCGCTCAAGGGCGCGGACTTCGTCTGGGTTTGCCCGATTTATTCGGCCAGCGAAAAGCCCATTCCCGGAGTCAGCGAAAAGTTGGTTCTTGATGCTTTGAGGAAGGCGGGCGTCGCCTGCGCTTCTTATCCCGGCAGGGCGCTTGATTTGAGAAAGGATTTGCGCCACGGCGACACGTTTTTGACCGTGGGCGCCGGCGATGTTTGGAAAATCGGCGAGGACCTTGCTCGCCGGATGCACGGTTGA